A single region of the Solwaraspora sp. WMMD406 genome encodes:
- a CDS encoding SPFH domain-containing protein: MISKVSGGRSVISEAVASWGELAQLLRGGDAGTLVPVVIPKHRRRLGWMVPLWLGLLLLLTGVMFTVRGDDGLLGTAYGALAGLSYLAGGLLLLIGGLWWWRSAIVEIEQGTHGVLTRYGAVTRTLEPGRHYLWHPWSRVGFVVDVATEIPYSAPVMACPTQENVPLRSIEFFMKLRITDAVLFVRTIGAGNFDLVLSSAVQDAIRQRARKVQTERAYDLRGSDVADMQELLNRQLSRYGVRITGCNIPDVQLPTQYQQHLATRERVAKEHAAYEQEWGLTRKRRIDSLQMDIERAKKVRDARFVEVKAALNKAREQVAQLLEEQETNAQRVRFEIETRGRSGLISAENEAKAQRRLAQAYRDNRAVLQYELALRRLEVGAALAGKAPQPVVVRTDGAGGTDTSALSTLLTAQLLPGTVGLPAIDASARASRTATDGT; this comes from the coding sequence GTGATCAGCAAAGTCAGCGGCGGCAGGTCGGTCATCTCCGAAGCCGTCGCGTCCTGGGGCGAACTCGCCCAACTGCTGCGCGGCGGTGACGCGGGCACCCTCGTCCCGGTCGTCATCCCCAAGCACCGGCGACGGCTCGGCTGGATGGTGCCGCTCTGGCTCGGCCTGCTCCTGCTGCTGACCGGGGTGATGTTCACCGTGCGCGGCGACGACGGCCTGCTCGGCACCGCGTACGGCGCGCTGGCGGGTCTGAGCTACCTCGCCGGCGGCCTGTTACTGCTGATCGGTGGGCTCTGGTGGTGGCGGTCGGCGATCGTCGAGATCGAGCAGGGCACCCACGGCGTGCTCACTCGCTACGGCGCGGTCACCCGCACCCTGGAACCGGGCCGGCACTACCTGTGGCATCCGTGGTCACGGGTCGGCTTCGTGGTGGACGTCGCCACCGAGATCCCGTACTCCGCCCCGGTGATGGCCTGCCCCACCCAGGAGAACGTGCCACTGCGGTCGATCGAGTTCTTCATGAAGTTGCGGATCACCGACGCGGTGCTGTTCGTGCGGACCATCGGTGCCGGCAACTTCGACCTGGTGCTGTCCAGCGCCGTACAGGACGCCATCCGGCAGCGGGCCCGCAAGGTGCAGACCGAGCGGGCGTACGACCTGCGCGGCTCGGACGTGGCCGACATGCAGGAACTGCTCAACCGGCAGCTGTCCCGCTACGGGGTGCGGATCACCGGCTGCAACATCCCCGACGTGCAGCTGCCCACGCAGTATCAGCAGCACCTGGCCACCCGGGAGCGGGTCGCGAAGGAGCACGCCGCGTACGAGCAGGAGTGGGGGCTCACCCGCAAACGGCGTATCGACAGCCTGCAGATGGACATCGAGCGGGCCAAGAAGGTGCGTGACGCGCGGTTCGTCGAGGTCAAGGCGGCCCTGAACAAGGCCCGGGAGCAGGTCGCCCAGTTGCTGGAGGAGCAGGAGACCAACGCCCAGCGGGTCCGGTTCGAGATCGAGACCCGGGGCCGCAGCGGGCTGATCTCGGCCGAGAACGAGGCCAAGGCGCAGCGTCGGCTGGCCCAGGCGTACCGGGACAACCGGGCGGTGCTGCAGTACGAGCTGGCGCTGCGTCGTCTGGAGGTCGGGGCCGCGTTGGCCGGCAAGGCCCCGCAGCCGGTGGTGGTCCGCACCGACGGCGCCGGCGGTACGGACACCTCGGCGCTGTCCACGTTGCTCACCGCTCAGCTGCTGCCCGGTACGGTCGGGCTGCCGGCGATCGACGCGAGCGCCCGGGCGTCCCGGACGGCCACGGACGGCACCTGA
- a CDS encoding pectate lyase: MSQSVAVDVGGRRRRQRMAILAGATAVIATAAIGAVGVTTASAATVDTNATYVFVNRHSNKAMDLYGWATNDGAPIVQWTRNDLAVQQWRFVDVGSGYYKIRSVHSGKYLELPDANDGTALIQNPDNGATRQHFRLADSDSGYVRFINRHSNKAIDVWEWSTADGGTLAGYTDLNGWNQQWQLNTVGGGNPTPPPSNSWPTPTGQVNVNGTIQVSGTLDGGMRRYCCIGDGGQEESQDPVFQLAAGATLQNVIIGAPAGDGVHCSGPCTLRNVWWEDVGEDAATFRGSGNPSFLVDGGGARSASDKVFQHNGPGTLTIQNFQASNFGTFYRSCGNCSTQHRRAVVIRNVTLTRPGSTVAGINVNYGDTARFSGITIVNDSSRSMVICRKYNGNSSGNEPTQVGTGADGTNCLYSSSDLTYR, from the coding sequence ATGAGTCAATCCGTGGCTGTCGACGTCGGCGGCCGCCGACGTCGACAGCGCATGGCGATCCTGGCCGGCGCCACCGCCGTGATCGCCACCGCCGCCATCGGCGCGGTCGGTGTCACCACCGCATCCGCCGCCACCGTCGACACCAACGCCACCTACGTCTTCGTCAACCGGCACAGCAACAAAGCCATGGATCTCTACGGCTGGGCCACCAACGACGGCGCGCCCATCGTCCAGTGGACCCGCAACGACCTCGCCGTCCAGCAGTGGCGCTTCGTCGACGTTGGCAGCGGTTACTACAAGATCCGCTCTGTGCACAGCGGCAAGTACCTCGAACTCCCCGACGCCAACGATGGCACCGCACTCATCCAGAACCCCGACAACGGTGCCACCCGTCAACACTTCCGCCTCGCCGACTCCGACAGCGGCTACGTCCGCTTCATCAACCGTCATAGCAACAAGGCCATCGACGTATGGGAATGGTCAACCGCTGACGGCGGCACCCTCGCCGGCTACACCGACCTCAACGGCTGGAACCAGCAGTGGCAGCTGAACACCGTCGGCGGCGGTAATCCCACCCCACCGCCGAGCAACTCGTGGCCGACCCCGACCGGACAGGTCAACGTCAACGGAACGATTCAGGTGTCCGGGACGCTCGACGGTGGCATGCGTCGCTACTGCTGCATCGGTGACGGAGGCCAGGAGGAGAGTCAGGATCCGGTGTTCCAGCTCGCCGCCGGGGCCACCCTGCAGAACGTCATCATCGGCGCGCCGGCCGGCGACGGCGTGCACTGCTCCGGCCCATGTACCTTGCGCAACGTGTGGTGGGAGGACGTCGGCGAGGACGCCGCGACCTTCCGCGGCAGCGGCAACCCGAGCTTCCTGGTGGACGGCGGTGGGGCCCGATCCGCTAGTGACAAGGTCTTCCAGCACAACGGTCCGGGTACGCTGACCATCCAGAACTTCCAGGCCAGCAACTTCGGCACCTTCTACCGATCCTGCGGCAACTGCTCGACGCAGCACCGCCGTGCCGTCGTCATCCGCAACGTCACGCTGACCCGGCCGGGCAGCACGGTCGCCGGCATCAACGTGAACTACGGAGACACCGCACGATTCAGCGGTATCACGATCGTCAACGACTCGAGCCGGTCGATGGTGATCTGCCGCAAGTACAACGGTAACAGCAGCGGCAATGAACCGACCCAGGTCGGCACCGGCGCGGACGGGACCAACTGCCTCTACTCCTCGTCTGACCTCACCTACCGGTAG
- a CDS encoding YciI family protein, which produces MKYMLLFVSPTEGDGQSEPSCTVEDWMSFDKEMKDAGVWVSGHALRDLTTCTSLRLGPDGERIVTDGPFAETREVLGGYDVIDVPDLDAALEWAARSPGARDGGSVQVRPIAEFGL; this is translated from the coding sequence ATGAAGTACATGCTGCTGTTCGTCAGTCCGACCGAGGGCGACGGCCAGTCCGAGCCCAGCTGCACGGTCGAGGACTGGATGAGCTTCGACAAGGAAATGAAGGACGCCGGTGTGTGGGTCAGCGGACACGCGTTGCGGGACCTGACGACGTGCACGTCGCTGCGGCTGGGCCCGGACGGTGAACGGATCGTCACGGACGGGCCGTTCGCCGAGACCCGCGAGGTCCTCGGCGGCTACGACGTGATCGACGTACCGGATCTGGACGCCGCGCTGGAGTGGGCCGCCCGCTCGCCCGGTGCCCGTGACGGTGGATCGGTCCAGGTCCGGCCGATCGCCGAGTTCGGGCTGTGA
- a CDS encoding copper chaperone PCu(A)C encodes MSIAVQSGSSHRKATRRAVLSGVASTIVVLVAACGDGGTSATGQPSPEASTSPLAAAALVVEDPWVKATDDGMTAAFGVLVNETSADITIASVATDVSPVVELHEMAMQDGAMVMREKDGGIVVPANGSHTLEPGGDHIMLMDIARPVLPGDEVAFTLTFADGTTSQFTAVAKPFAGAEESYDPDMDMDNG; translated from the coding sequence ATGTCGATAGCCGTCCAGTCGGGTTCGTCGCACCGGAAGGCGACGCGGCGCGCGGTGCTGTCCGGTGTGGCCAGCACCATCGTTGTCCTCGTCGCCGCCTGCGGCGACGGTGGCACGTCCGCCACCGGTCAGCCGAGTCCGGAGGCGTCGACCAGTCCGCTCGCGGCTGCCGCGTTGGTCGTTGAGGACCCGTGGGTCAAGGCCACCGACGACGGGATGACCGCCGCTTTCGGCGTGCTGGTCAACGAGACGTCCGCCGACATCACCATCGCCAGCGTCGCCACCGATGTCTCGCCGGTCGTCGAGCTGCACGAGATGGCGATGCAGGACGGCGCCATGGTGATGCGCGAAAAGGACGGCGGGATCGTCGTACCCGCCAACGGCAGCCACACTTTGGAGCCCGGCGGCGACCACATCATGCTGATGGACATCGCCCGACCGGTGCTGCCCGGCGACGAGGTAGCCTTCACCCTGACGTTCGCCGATGGCACGACGTCACAGTTCACTGCGGTCGCCAAGCCGTTCGCGGGCGCCGAGGAGAGCTACGACCCCGACATGGACATGGACAACGGCTGA
- a CDS encoding DUF899 family protein: protein MEKPRIVSAAEWEHAREELLKAEKEATRALDALAAQRRRLPMVPFRTDYVFDTPGGPATLVDLFDGRNQLVAYQFMDTGPDRFCPGCTEFTNNIPPGALDKMAKKSVTWVTISNMPLAQIQAKKAQMGWTMPFVSSRGTTFSDDCGAGGGFMLNVFLRDGTDVYRTYHTYARGVDRLQFARNVLDLTPYGRQEEWEDSPAGWPQRPTYG from the coding sequence ATGGAGAAACCACGGATCGTTTCCGCAGCGGAATGGGAACACGCTCGCGAAGAGCTGCTCAAGGCCGAGAAGGAGGCTACGCGCGCGCTCGACGCCCTCGCCGCGCAGCGGCGCCGGCTGCCGATGGTGCCGTTCCGCACCGACTACGTCTTCGACACACCCGGCGGGCCCGCCACCCTGGTCGACCTGTTCGACGGCCGGAACCAACTGGTCGCCTACCAGTTCATGGACACCGGGCCGGACCGGTTCTGCCCAGGCTGCACCGAATTCACCAACAACATCCCACCGGGCGCGCTCGACAAGATGGCGAAGAAAAGTGTCACCTGGGTGACGATCTCCAACATGCCCCTTGCCCAGATCCAGGCGAAGAAGGCGCAGATGGGCTGGACGATGCCGTTCGTGTCGTCCCGGGGGACCACCTTCTCGGACGACTGCGGGGCCGGCGGAGGATTCATGCTCAACGTCTTCCTCCGCGACGGCACCGACGTCTACCGGACCTACCACACCTACGCGCGGGGCGTGGACCGGCTGCAGTTCGCGCGCAATGTACTCGACCTGACCCCGTACGGGCGGCAGGAGGAGTGGGAGGACTCCCCGGCCGGCTGGCCGCAGCGCCCGACGTACGGTTAG
- a CDS encoding siderophore-interacting protein has translation MPFTLTRAGAGQVFRRTARLADRTWLTPGYLRLRLIGAQLRGFTSPGADDHIRLFLPAGAAESAGTADAAGRAAETTNGRAAETTNGRAAAPQDAPSRELTPLAWDGTAGWLDLELVVHSGGLASDWAVGAPLGSPVGVGGPRGSTVLDGTPDAWFLAGDETAVPAIRRFVAAMPATATGRILVEVPDADHELDIATPPGVRLDWVHRGHDAGRETPALVAALDAIDTGQRPDGGVFGFVAGEQSVVSAGRALLHDRWRLPADQTIVKGYWKRVEESRLV, from the coding sequence ATGCCGTTCACCCTCACCCGTGCCGGCGCCGGACAGGTGTTCCGCCGTACCGCCCGGCTGGCCGACCGCACCTGGCTGACCCCAGGCTATCTTCGGTTGCGTCTCATCGGCGCGCAACTGCGTGGATTCACGTCCCCCGGTGCCGACGACCACATCCGGCTGTTCCTGCCGGCTGGTGCCGCCGAATCGGCGGGAACAGCCGATGCCGCTGGACGTGCCGCCGAGACCACCAACGGACGTGCCGCCGAGACCACCAACGGACGTGCCGCCGCACCGCAGGACGCCCCCAGCCGGGAACTCACCCCCCTCGCCTGGGACGGCACCGCCGGCTGGCTCGACCTGGAACTCGTGGTGCACTCCGGCGGGCTGGCCAGCGACTGGGCGGTCGGAGCGCCGTTGGGCTCCCCGGTAGGGGTCGGTGGGCCACGCGGATCGACGGTCCTGGACGGTACGCCGGACGCCTGGTTCCTGGCCGGCGACGAGACCGCCGTCCCGGCGATCCGCCGCTTCGTCGCGGCCATGCCGGCGACGGCGACCGGCAGGATCCTGGTCGAGGTGCCCGACGCGGATCACGAGCTCGACATCGCCACCCCACCCGGCGTCCGGCTCGACTGGGTGCACCGCGGCCATGACGCCGGCCGTGAGACGCCTGCCCTGGTCGCCGCGCTCGACGCGATCGACACCGGGCAGCGACCCGACGGTGGCGTGTTCGGCTTCGTGGCCGGCGAACAGTCCGTGGTGTCCGCCGGACGCGCGCTGCTACACGACCGGTGGCGACTGCCGGCGGACCAGACCATCGTCAAGGGCTACTGGAAACGTGTTGAGGAGTCGCGGCTGGTCTGA
- a CDS encoding short-chain fatty acyl-CoA regulator family protein, with protein MTKTFAGARLRRMREDRGVSQTELARQLNISASYLNQIEHDSRPLTVAVLMRLTEVFGVDPTSFAPHDTPRLVAGLREALGARAGVGDLTELASRLPEVAEAVIDLHRRYQQVDEQLAELVGDRDLVGRSPHDQVTEFFYRRQNYVPAIDEAAERLAGQIGIRRDEARSALRDRLAQRHGVRIARDDADSLGGELHRYRPQTRTLHLSTSLRAGQEAIRMAAQIALLEYADVIDEIIEEEGFDDVQTQILTRVGLANYFAAALILPYEQFLTAAEQRRYDIDLLTEHFAMGWETVCHRLSTLQRPRARGVPFSFVRVDRAGNMSKRQSATGFPFSRTGGTCPLWNVYEAFGAPGRVVTQIAAMPDGQRYLWIARTVIRHHGGYGQPGKVYAIGLGCEIRHAGRLVYSAGMDLYAADAAIPIGPGCKTCERMTCPQRAAPPISRRLDVDENRSTFIPYPLKD; from the coding sequence ATGACCAAGACCTTCGCCGGTGCCCGGCTGCGCCGGATGCGCGAGGACCGGGGCGTCAGTCAGACCGAACTCGCCCGGCAACTCAACATCTCGGCGAGCTATCTCAACCAGATCGAACACGATTCTCGGCCGCTGACCGTCGCCGTACTGATGCGGCTCACCGAAGTGTTCGGCGTCGACCCGACCAGCTTCGCCCCGCACGACACCCCACGCCTTGTCGCCGGACTGCGTGAGGCCCTCGGTGCCCGCGCCGGCGTCGGCGATTTGACCGAGCTCGCCTCCCGGCTACCCGAGGTGGCCGAGGCCGTGATCGACCTGCACCGCCGCTACCAGCAGGTCGACGAGCAACTGGCTGAGCTGGTCGGCGACCGTGACCTGGTCGGCCGCAGCCCACACGACCAGGTCACCGAGTTCTTCTACCGGCGGCAGAACTACGTGCCGGCGATCGACGAGGCGGCCGAGCGGCTCGCCGGGCAGATCGGAATCCGCCGTGACGAAGCCCGCTCGGCGCTGCGGGACCGGCTGGCGCAGCGCCACGGCGTGCGAATCGCCCGCGACGACGCCGACTCCCTCGGCGGTGAGCTGCACCGCTACCGGCCACAGACCCGCACCCTGCACCTGTCGACCTCGCTACGTGCCGGACAGGAGGCGATCCGGATGGCCGCCCAGATCGCGCTGCTGGAGTACGCCGACGTGATCGACGAGATCATCGAGGAGGAGGGGTTCGACGACGTCCAGACCCAGATCCTCACCCGGGTCGGGTTGGCCAACTACTTCGCGGCCGCGCTGATCCTGCCGTACGAGCAGTTCCTGACCGCCGCCGAGCAGCGTCGCTATGACATCGACCTGCTCACCGAGCACTTCGCGATGGGCTGGGAGACGGTCTGTCACCGGCTCAGCACCCTGCAACGGCCCCGCGCCCGGGGCGTGCCGTTCTCGTTCGTCCGGGTCGACCGGGCCGGCAACATGTCCAAGCGCCAGTCCGCGACCGGGTTCCCGTTCTCCCGTACCGGCGGCACCTGTCCGTTGTGGAACGTCTATGAGGCGTTCGGCGCACCGGGCCGGGTGGTCACCCAGATCGCCGCCATGCCCGACGGCCAGCGCTACCTGTGGATCGCCCGGACCGTGATCCGCCACCACGGCGGCTACGGCCAACCCGGCAAGGTGTACGCGATCGGCCTGGGCTGCGAAATTCGGCACGCCGGCCGGCTGGTCTACTCCGCCGGCATGGACCTGTACGCCGCCGACGCCGCCATCCCGATCGGCCCCGGCTGCAAGACCTGCGAGCGGATGACCTGCCCGCAGCGGGCCGCGCCGCCGATCAGCCGGCGACTCGACGTCGACGAGAACCGCAGCACCTTCATCCCGTACCCGTTGAAGGATTGA
- a CDS encoding SPFH domain-containing protein yields the protein MAVVEGADPRAAAMAELQRRAGTSAGGGAPGAGGAPGADRGTDRPRSPDDAMDPVDFPAARDLAGSIDTVMEQRTVPLDDAGEVLNRSEQRRDGGQQVHVICPMVIPRGRSLATMLPVSLLLVFGAIGSVVVWIAGGDVATNPFFGIHYWVLSLLAVGFVWWRQGMVMVPDGCAALITRFGKLEQVVGPGRVILLNPWKRVSYIVNTTREYPFNAPVREAPTKGGVKASIDLFIQFRISDPVEFVYTLGAVRGFEEKLSNAISETIRSLIYEQEAAEIYNMVGEDTGRLLDQLNQQFMPAVELTNANITHAEPSDRGYRMDLAAPEMVRVAKEAYTHEYALQLRKEQDEGDLTKELATLQETLSAIQADIAQYQAQMDTAVERETNRAEALARQRYVSAESEARANAALLEAQALDIRAVTAAEAPEILEFRYQREVLDTLEEVADHLPQLVRIGGSADPDAAAGIDLLRLARELVGERGAELFSAGDMAAMRTRLTEVAARIAEREPEIAALREADRPTVPAAADAGSVPATDPPPATDPPASADHTTEVQR from the coding sequence ATGGCGGTGGTCGAAGGCGCTGACCCCCGGGCGGCGGCCATGGCGGAACTGCAGCGGCGCGCGGGAACGTCCGCCGGTGGCGGCGCGCCCGGTGCGGGCGGCGCGCCCGGGGCCGACCGCGGCACCGACCGGCCCCGATCGCCCGACGACGCGATGGATCCGGTCGACTTCCCGGCGGCCCGGGACCTCGCCGGCAGCATCGACACCGTCATGGAACAACGCACCGTCCCGCTCGACGACGCGGGAGAGGTGCTCAACCGCAGCGAGCAGCGCCGCGACGGTGGGCAGCAGGTGCACGTCATCTGCCCGATGGTGATCCCCCGGGGCCGGTCCCTGGCGACCATGCTGCCGGTGTCGTTGCTGCTGGTGTTCGGCGCGATCGGCTCGGTCGTGGTCTGGATCGCCGGCGGCGACGTGGCGACCAACCCGTTCTTCGGCATCCACTACTGGGTGCTGTCGCTGCTGGCGGTCGGCTTCGTGTGGTGGCGTCAGGGCATGGTGATGGTGCCCGACGGCTGCGCCGCCCTGATCACCCGCTTCGGCAAGCTGGAGCAGGTGGTCGGCCCGGGTCGGGTGATCCTGCTCAACCCGTGGAAGCGGGTGTCGTACATCGTCAACACCACCCGGGAGTACCCGTTCAACGCACCGGTCCGGGAGGCCCCGACCAAGGGTGGGGTGAAGGCCTCGATCGACCTGTTCATCCAGTTCCGGATCAGCGACCCGGTCGAGTTCGTCTACACCCTCGGCGCGGTGCGCGGCTTCGAGGAGAAGCTCAGTAACGCCATCAGCGAGACGATCCGCAGCCTGATCTACGAGCAGGAGGCCGCCGAGATCTACAACATGGTCGGCGAGGACACCGGACGGCTGCTCGACCAGCTCAACCAGCAGTTCATGCCGGCGGTCGAGCTCACCAACGCCAACATCACCCACGCCGAACCGTCCGACCGGGGATACCGGATGGACCTCGCCGCCCCGGAGATGGTGCGGGTCGCCAAGGAGGCCTACACCCACGAGTACGCCCTGCAGCTGCGCAAGGAACAGGACGAAGGCGACCTGACCAAGGAACTGGCCACCCTGCAGGAAACCCTGTCGGCGATCCAGGCCGACATCGCCCAATACCAGGCCCAGATGGACACCGCCGTCGAACGGGAAACCAACCGGGCCGAGGCGCTGGCCCGGCAACGGTACGTGTCGGCCGAATCCGAGGCCCGCGCCAACGCCGCCCTGCTGGAGGCGCAGGCGCTGGACATCCGGGCGGTCACCGCCGCCGAAGCGCCGGAGATCCTCGAATTCCGCTACCAGCGTGAGGTGCTCGACACCCTGGAGGAGGTGGCCGACCATCTGCCGCAGCTGGTCCGGATCGGCGGCTCGGCAGACCCGGACGCCGCAGCCGGTATCGACCTGCTGCGACTCGCCCGCGAACTGGTCGGCGAACGCGGTGCCGAGCTGTTCAGCGCCGGCGACATGGCCGCCATGCGCACCCGACTGACCGAGGTCGCCGCCCGGATCGCCGAACGGGAACCGGAGATCGCCGCGCTGCGGGAAGCCGACCGGCCCACCGTGCCCGCCGCCGCCGACGCGGGCTCGGTCCCGGCGACCGATCCGCCACCGGCGACCGACCCGCCCGCCTCGGCCGACCACACCACGGAGGTGCAACGGTGA
- a CDS encoding copper resistance CopC family protein, with product MPRSDLLTRATGGALAALLALGAVVLPATPALAHNALVGSEPGQNTRLARSPEQIELVFTERLNAEYTTIVVSDDGGVSMPVDGPVVDQQRGIVRPVDPLPDGVYTVAYRVVSADGHPVQGAFRFAVNAPLTEPSTAASAEPPGDPSGEPGGRPATDAADSTADDSDGGGGQWWPYVLGLLVLVAGGGVAVVLLRRRRVT from the coding sequence GTGCCCAGATCCGATCTCCTCACCCGCGCCACCGGCGGGGCGCTGGCGGCCCTGCTCGCCCTGGGCGCGGTCGTCCTGCCGGCCACGCCGGCCCTGGCCCACAACGCCCTGGTCGGCAGTGAGCCGGGGCAGAACACCCGACTGGCGCGGTCACCCGAGCAGATCGAACTGGTGTTCACCGAGCGCCTCAACGCGGAATACACCACGATCGTCGTCAGTGACGACGGCGGCGTGTCGATGCCGGTCGACGGGCCGGTCGTCGATCAGCAGCGCGGCATCGTCCGCCCGGTCGACCCGTTGCCGGACGGGGTCTACACGGTCGCGTACCGGGTGGTGTCGGCCGACGGGCATCCGGTCCAGGGCGCGTTCCGGTTCGCGGTGAACGCCCCGCTGACCGAGCCGTCGACCGCCGCGTCTGCGGAACCACCGGGGGATCCGAGCGGCGAGCCCGGTGGGCGACCCGCGACGGACGCCGCTGATTCGACCGCCGACGACAGCGACGGCGGGGGCGGCCAGTGGTGGCCGTACGTCCTCGGTCTGCTCGTGCTGGTGGCCGGCGGTGGGGTGGCGGTGGTCCTGCTTCGCCGTCGACGTGTGACCTAG
- a CDS encoding Dyp-type peroxidase: MTEQPSPPPVNRRLLLTGGAAALGGALASGAAVAAVTRSDERTPTVETPDAVTASAVDYGTATVPFHGPRQAGVATGPQAYAAFVAFTLGATTDRAALARLLRLLSDDAARLTQGIPALADTEPELAVLPARLTVTFGFGPRLYAVAGLADRRPPSVADLPAFAIDRLEPRWSGGDLLLQICADDPITVAHTQRMLIKDARPFASVRWVQQGFRRGRGVEHEAHTQRNIMGQIDGTGNPKPDTAAFDTAVWVADGPEWHRDGSTLVVRRIRTEMETWDKLGRVDKEQVIGRRLDTGAPLTGEKESDIPDFSAVNEVGLPIMPDFSHVTRAHISDDRYKILRRPYNYDGVPGPDGTPDSGLIFAAYQADVAAQFLPIQQRLADHDLLNEWVTPIGSAVFAIPPGCPADGWIGESLLS, translated from the coding sequence ATGACCGAGCAACCGTCACCGCCCCCGGTGAACCGCCGTCTGCTGCTCACCGGGGGCGCGGCTGCGCTCGGTGGTGCCCTCGCCAGCGGTGCCGCCGTCGCGGCGGTCACCCGCTCGGACGAGCGGACGCCGACGGTCGAGACGCCCGACGCCGTGACCGCGTCGGCGGTCGACTACGGCACCGCGACGGTTCCGTTCCACGGGCCGCGTCAGGCCGGAGTGGCCACCGGACCGCAGGCGTACGCGGCCTTCGTCGCTTTCACCCTGGGTGCCACGACGGACCGGGCGGCCCTGGCCCGGTTGCTGCGGTTGCTCAGCGACGACGCCGCGCGGCTGACCCAGGGGATACCGGCCTTGGCCGACACCGAACCCGAGCTGGCGGTGCTGCCGGCCCGGCTCACCGTGACCTTCGGGTTCGGTCCTCGGTTGTACGCCGTCGCCGGGTTGGCCGATCGCCGACCGCCGTCCGTCGCCGACCTGCCCGCGTTCGCGATCGACCGGCTGGAGCCACGGTGGTCCGGTGGCGACCTGCTGTTGCAGATCTGTGCCGACGACCCGATCACCGTCGCCCACACGCAGCGAATGCTGATCAAGGACGCTCGGCCGTTCGCCTCCGTCCGCTGGGTCCAGCAGGGTTTCCGGCGTGGCCGGGGAGTCGAGCACGAGGCGCACACCCAGCGCAACATCATGGGTCAGATCGACGGCACCGGAAATCCGAAGCCGGACACCGCCGCTTTCGATACCGCGGTCTGGGTGGCCGACGGGCCGGAATGGCACCGCGACGGCAGCACTCTGGTGGTACGTCGGATCCGCACCGAGATGGAGACCTGGGACAAGTTGGGACGGGTCGACAAGGAGCAGGTGATCGGCCGTCGGCTGGACACCGGCGCGCCGCTGACCGGCGAGAAAGAGTCTGACATCCCGGACTTTTCGGCGGTCAACGAGGTCGGTCTGCCGATCATGCCGGACTTCTCGCACGTCACCCGCGCGCACATCTCCGACGACCGCTACAAGATCCTGCGGCGTCCGTACAACTACGACGGAGTGCCCGGTCCGGACGGTACGCCCGACAGCGGCCTGATCTTCGCCGCCTACCAGGCCGATGTCGCCGCTCAGTTCCTGCCGATCCAGCAGCGCCTGGCCGACCACGATCTGCTGAACGAGTGGGTCACCCCGATCGGGTCGGCGGTGTTCGCGATCCCGCCCGGCTGCCCGGCCGACGGCTGGATCGGCGAGAGCCTGCTGAGCTGA
- a CDS encoding PadR family transcriptional regulator: MRGGFGFPPFGPGFGPGFGPGGPHGGRGGRGGRGRRRPNVRAAVLALLVEGPMHGYEMIQELDSRTGGAWRPSPGSIYPTLQLLEDEGLVIGIADTTGGSRKQYALTEAGRPEAEQAAETPPWAELAPETIDSWQGIRDAGAQAMHALRHVMLNGTADQRDRALQVLDETRRKLYAILAETR; encoded by the coding sequence ATGCGCGGCGGATTCGGCTTCCCACCCTTCGGGCCGGGATTCGGACCCGGGTTCGGTCCAGGCGGTCCCCACGGCGGTCGGGGCGGCCGGGGCGGCAGAGGCCGGCGCCGCCCGAACGTCCGGGCCGCGGTCCTCGCCCTGCTGGTCGAAGGCCCGATGCACGGCTACGAGATGATCCAGGAACTCGACTCCCGCACCGGCGGAGCCTGGCGGCCGAGCCCGGGATCGATCTACCCGACCCTGCAACTGCTGGAGGACGAAGGGCTGGTGATCGGCATCGCCGACACCACCGGCGGAAGCCGCAAGCAGTACGCCCTGACCGAGGCGGGACGCCCCGAGGCGGAGCAGGCGGCCGAGACCCCACCCTGGGCGGAACTCGCGCCGGAAACGATCGACAGTTGGCAGGGTATCCGCGACGCGGGGGCACAGGCGATGCACGCATTGCGTCACGTCATGCTCAACGGCACCGCCGACCAACGCGACCGGGCACTGCAGGTGCTCGACGAAACCCGTCGCAAGCTCTACGCCATCCTCGCCGAAACGCGGTGA